In the Jatrophihabitans endophyticus genome, one interval contains:
- a CDS encoding adenylate kinase: MNVLLIGPPGSGKGTQGERLAHRLGLEHLAAGDLLRAEVEQGTPLGREVGDLMRRGDLVPDDKIIQLVMPRVVAAAAADGYLLDGFPRSVEQAEEARKLAEDSDAAPDAVIYLDVPRDELMRRILARARTEGRADDNEETVRNRLRVFDEATKPLVEHYRERGLLHTIDADRSADEVTDAIVAALPD; this comes from the coding sequence ATGAACGTCCTGCTCATCGGACCGCCGGGTTCCGGCAAGGGAACGCAGGGCGAACGGCTCGCGCACCGCCTCGGGCTCGAGCACCTCGCCGCCGGTGATCTGCTGCGCGCCGAGGTCGAGCAGGGCACGCCGCTCGGTCGCGAGGTCGGCGACCTCATGCGGCGCGGCGACCTCGTCCCCGACGACAAGATCATCCAGCTCGTGATGCCCCGCGTCGTCGCGGCGGCCGCCGCCGACGGCTACCTGCTCGACGGCTTCCCGCGTTCGGTCGAGCAGGCCGAGGAGGCACGCAAGCTCGCCGAGGACTCCGACGCCGCGCCGGACGCCGTCATCTACCTCGACGTCCCCCGCGACGAGCTGATGCGCCGCATCCTCGCCCGCGCGCGGACCGAGGGCCGCGCCGACGACAACGAGGAGACTGTGCGCAACCGGCTGCGTGTCTTCGACGAGGCGACCAAGCCGCTGGTCGAGCACTACCGCGAGCGCGGCCTGCTGCACACCATCGACGCCGACCGCAGCGCCGACGAGGTAACCGACGCGATCGTCGCCGCTCTCCCGGACTGA
- the msrA gene encoding peptide-methionine (S)-S-oxide reductase MsrA, with the protein MLFSRAKTQLVEPERALRGRDHYEFPVPDTHYVNGNPIKPPFPEGYQQAVFGSGCFWGVEEIFWELPGVWTTAVGYCGGITGHPDYEEVCSGLTGHTEAVLVVFDPEQVSYAQLVARFFEIHDPTQGMRQGNDIGTQYRSGIYWTDEGQRETAERAKRVFGETLAELGYGTVTTEIAPLREFYYAEAYHQQYLAKNPNGYRCHSTTGISFPLAKLG; encoded by the coding sequence ATGCTGTTCTCCCGGGCCAAGACCCAGCTCGTCGAACCGGAGCGGGCACTGCGCGGCCGCGACCACTACGAGTTCCCGGTGCCCGACACGCACTACGTCAACGGCAACCCGATCAAGCCCCCGTTCCCCGAGGGCTACCAGCAGGCCGTCTTCGGTTCCGGCTGCTTCTGGGGGGTCGAGGAGATCTTCTGGGAGCTCCCGGGCGTGTGGACGACGGCCGTCGGCTACTGCGGCGGCATCACCGGGCACCCCGACTACGAGGAGGTCTGCTCGGGGCTCACCGGGCACACCGAGGCCGTCCTCGTCGTCTTCGACCCCGAGCAGGTGTCCTACGCCCAGCTCGTCGCGAGGTTCTTCGAGATCCACGACCCCACCCAGGGCATGCGTCAGGGCAACGACATCGGCACCCAGTACCGCTCGGGCATCTACTGGACCGACGAGGGCCAGCGCGAGACCGCCGAGCGGGCCAAGCGCGTCTTCGGCGAGACGCTCGCCGAGCTGGGCTACGGCACCGTGACGACCGAGATCGCCCCGCTGCGCGAGTTCTACTACGCCGAGGCCTACCACCAGCAGTACCTCGCCAAGAACCCGAACGGCTACCGCTGCCACAGCACGACCGGCATCTCCTTCCCCCTGGCCAAGCTGGGGTAG
- a CDS encoding DUF6191 domain-containing protein — protein sequence MTQWGLDVLFNPAKRHMDEEKRRLQSTREQLGDNSGGKRIDLESGKVTIPRTEGDEAGADGQDSTQQTDRSVVADQDRDERSEADLTPAQLRALQRRGRAPRS from the coding sequence ATGACCCAGTGGGGCCTCGACGTCCTGTTCAACCCGGCCAAGCGCCACATGGACGAGGAGAAGCGGCGGCTGCAGTCCACCCGCGAGCAGCTGGGCGACAACTCCGGTGGCAAGCGCATCGACCTGGAATCGGGCAAAGTGACGATTCCGCGCACCGAGGGTGACGAGGCCGGCGCGGACGGGCAGGATTCGACCCAACAGACCGACCGGTCGGTCGTTGCCGACCAAGATCGGGACGAGCGGTCCGAAGCGGACCTCACGCCGGCCCAGCTCCGAGCATTGCAGCGGCGAGGACGCGCACCGCGAAGCTGA
- a CDS encoding rhodanese-like domain-containing protein has product MPSDVPSVRVPDLPADAVVLDVREDAEWSAGHIDGALHVPMNQVPQRLNYDPGPLTPDARIVVVCKVGGRSAQVTAWLRHQGYDAVNLEGGMLAWDAAGRPMTAEGPSAPMVA; this is encoded by the coding sequence ATGCCCAGCGACGTCCCCTCCGTCCGCGTCCCCGATCTCCCCGCCGACGCCGTCGTGCTCGACGTCCGCGAGGACGCCGAATGGTCGGCCGGCCACATCGACGGCGCGCTGCACGTCCCGATGAACCAGGTGCCGCAACGGCTGAACTACGACCCCGGGCCGCTGACGCCCGACGCCCGCATCGTGGTGGTGTGCAAGGTCGGTGGCCGGTCGGCGCAGGTGACGGCCTGGCTGCGGCACCAGGGCTACGACGCGGTGAACCTCGAGGGCGGCATGCTCGCCTGGGACGCCGCGGGACGGCCGATGACCGCCGAGGGCCCCAGCGCCCCGATGGTCGCCTGA
- a CDS encoding Fpg/Nei family DNA glycosylase, with translation MPELPEVEALATFLRERAVGRSVVRADAVAISAVKTFDPPLHTLAGAYVVDAERHGKFLALVVASEAAGEMLHLVTHLSRAGWLHWRESLPAAPPRPGGKGPIAFRLHLAPEFPEGPTSGFDLTEAGTQKRLAVYLVRDPLDVPGIARLGPDALTVTRDELATLLAAQRAQLKRALTDQTVLAGVGNAYSDEILHTARLSPFKNAGKLTDDELTRLHDAMGHVLTDAVARSVGQRAATLKSEKRSGLRVHARAGLPCPVCGDTVREVSFADRAFQYCPTCQTEGRTLADRRLSKLIK, from the coding sequence GTGCCCGAGCTGCCCGAGGTCGAGGCCCTCGCCACCTTCCTGCGCGAGCGCGCCGTCGGCCGGTCGGTGGTCCGGGCCGACGCGGTCGCCATCAGCGCGGTGAAGACCTTCGACCCTCCGCTGCACACCCTGGCCGGCGCCTACGTCGTCGACGCCGAGCGCCACGGCAAGTTCCTCGCTCTGGTCGTGGCCTCCGAAGCCGCCGGCGAGATGCTGCACCTGGTCACCCATCTGTCACGAGCGGGCTGGCTGCACTGGCGCGAGTCGCTGCCTGCCGCGCCGCCCCGCCCCGGCGGGAAGGGGCCGATCGCGTTCCGGCTGCACCTCGCCCCGGAGTTCCCCGAGGGCCCCACCAGCGGCTTCGACCTCACCGAGGCCGGCACGCAGAAGCGGCTCGCGGTGTACCTCGTCCGCGACCCGCTCGACGTGCCGGGCATCGCGCGCCTCGGCCCGGACGCCCTCACCGTGACCCGTGACGAGCTCGCGACGCTGTTGGCGGCCCAGCGCGCGCAGCTCAAGCGCGCGCTCACCGACCAGACCGTCCTCGCCGGCGTCGGCAACGCCTACTCCGACGAGATCCTGCACACCGCGCGCCTCTCGCCGTTCAAGAACGCCGGCAAGCTCACCGACGACGAGCTCACCCGACTCCACGACGCGATGGGCCACGTGCTGACCGACGCGGTGGCGCGCTCCGTCGGGCAGCGGGCGGCCACGCTGAAGTCCGAGAAGCGCAGCGGGCTGCGTGTCCACGCGCGGGCCGGCCTGCCGTGCCCCGTCTGCGGTGACACCGTGCGCGAGGTCTCCTTCGCCGATCGCGCCTTCCAGTACTGCCCCACCTGCCAGACCGAGGGCCGCACGCTCGCCGACCGGCGGTTGTCCAAGCTCATCAAGTGA
- a CDS encoding endonuclease/exonuclease/phosphatase family protein, with product MRPTPIRIASTVAATTLAAGCVGLLATAPAGAAGPDDPGPLRIHDIQGAGWLSPQNGKTVGNVPGVVTAVRATGSSKGFWIQDPSPDDDPATSEGVLVYTGSTPTVHAGDSVLVSGKVSDYYTLGSGESLSSTASLSVTEITGPTVRTLATGTALPAPVVLGPDTVPDTYAPDLGGGNIEKTTLTPTRSALDYYESIEGMRVQVDDARVVGPSNQYGEQYVTTKPAKATSYRGGTLLRGDNKTPSGRLEVATLDGSKLGLDVGDELRGATTGVIDWSTFGGYVLEADSLGTTVHRDLPPVTATAGGKRQLSIATYNVENLAPGDSDAKYAALAKGVVANLAKPDIVALEEIQDDSGATDDGTVTAGTTLDKLTTAIRAAGGPAYRYREIDPTDDADGGQPGGNIRVAFLFDPTRVTFVDRGSSRTDRTTTGTSVTKRAGQASLTLSPGRIDPQNPVWQDSRKPLAGEFRFRGQPVIVVANHWNSKGGDQNADGRFQFPKQTSRLQRSGQAQVVHDFVQRVLAQQKRARVVVVGDLNDYQFSPALASLRTGTADGSGTSILTDLITTLPAREQYTYVYNGISQVLDHILVSPALRRYDYQVVHVNAEYSSQVSDHDPQVVDLTP from the coding sequence GTGCGCCCCACTCCGATCCGCATCGCGAGCACCGTCGCCGCGACCACCCTGGCCGCCGGCTGCGTCGGCCTGCTGGCCACCGCTCCCGCCGGCGCGGCCGGCCCGGACGACCCCGGCCCGCTGCGCATCCACGACATCCAGGGCGCCGGCTGGCTCTCGCCGCAGAACGGCAAGACCGTCGGCAACGTGCCCGGCGTGGTGACCGCCGTCCGGGCGACCGGGAGCTCGAAGGGCTTCTGGATCCAGGACCCGAGCCCCGACGACGACCCGGCCACCAGCGAGGGCGTCCTCGTCTACACCGGCTCGACTCCCACGGTCCACGCGGGCGACTCGGTCCTCGTCTCGGGCAAGGTGAGCGACTACTACACGCTCGGCAGCGGCGAGTCGCTCAGCAGCACGGCCAGCCTCTCGGTCACCGAGATCACCGGACCCACCGTGCGGACGCTCGCCACCGGCACCGCGCTGCCCGCGCCCGTCGTGCTCGGCCCCGACACCGTCCCCGACACCTACGCACCGGACCTCGGCGGCGGCAACATCGAGAAGACCACCCTCACCCCGACGCGGTCGGCGCTCGACTACTACGAGTCGATCGAGGGCATGCGCGTGCAGGTGGACGATGCCCGCGTCGTCGGCCCGTCCAACCAGTACGGCGAGCAGTACGTGACGACCAAGCCGGCCAAGGCGACGAGCTACCGGGGCGGCACGCTGCTGCGCGGGGACAACAAGACGCCGTCGGGACGTCTCGAGGTCGCCACCCTCGACGGCAGCAAACTGGGTCTGGACGTGGGGGACGAGCTGCGCGGCGCGACCACCGGCGTCATCGACTGGTCCACCTTCGGCGGGTACGTCCTCGAGGCCGACTCGCTCGGCACGACCGTCCACCGCGACCTGCCGCCGGTGACGGCCACGGCCGGCGGCAAGCGGCAGCTCTCGATCGCGACCTACAACGTCGAGAACCTCGCCCCCGGCGACTCCGACGCCAAGTACGCCGCACTCGCCAAGGGCGTCGTCGCCAACCTCGCGAAGCCCGACATCGTCGCGCTCGAGGAGATCCAGGACGACTCCGGCGCCACCGACGACGGCACCGTGACGGCCGGCACGACGCTCGACAAGCTCACCACGGCGATCCGCGCCGCGGGGGGCCCGGCGTACCGGTACCGCGAGATCGACCCGACCGACGACGCGGACGGCGGCCAGCCCGGCGGCAACATCCGCGTGGCCTTCCTCTTCGACCCGACCCGCGTCACGTTCGTCGACCGCGGCTCGTCGCGCACCGACCGCACCACCACGGGCACGAGCGTGACGAAGCGCGCCGGCCAGGCCTCGCTCACGCTCTCGCCCGGTCGCATCGACCCGCAGAACCCGGTCTGGCAGGACAGCCGCAAGCCACTGGCCGGCGAGTTCCGCTTCCGCGGGCAGCCAGTCATCGTTGTCGCCAACCACTGGAACTCCAAGGGCGGCGACCAGAACGCCGACGGCCGCTTCCAGTTCCCGAAGCAGACCTCGCGGCTGCAACGCTCGGGTCAGGCCCAGGTCGTGCACGACTTCGTGCAGCGCGTGCTGGCGCAGCAGAAGCGGGCGCGCGTCGTCGTCGTGGGCGACCTGAACGACTACCAGTTCAGCCCGGCGCTCGCCTCGCTGCGCACCGGGACCGCCGACGGCAGCGGTACCTCGATCCTCACCGACCTCATCACGACGCTGCCGGCCCGCGAGCAGTACACCTACGTCTACAACGGCATCTCGCAGGTGCTCGACCACATCCTGGTCTCGCCCGCGCTGCGGCGTTACGACTACCAGGTGGTCCACGTCAACGCCGAGTACAGCAGCCAGGTCAGCGACCACGACCCGCAGGTCGTCGACCTGACGCCGTGA
- a CDS encoding glycerophosphodiester phosphodiesterase has translation MAAVRPRTRPAALAAPARPMIVAHRGASSTVAEHTLAAYEVAIDGGADALECDVRMTRDGHLVCVHDRTVNRTSDSRGVVSDLDLSALDQMDFSSWHGTLPDSADQLVADNPYLAGVSPDRLEGGGVLTLELLLGLVRDAGRDVRLLIETKHPTRYAGLVERTLVDVLARFGLAGRPGPPASLRQPADPDSPVVVMSFAPTAVRRVKLLAPDVPTVLLLDRFLPLRRDGLLPTGVTIAGPGLHLLREDPGYVERAHARGHPVYVWTVDRPADVDFVLDLGVDTVITDRPVEVAAHIARSVG, from the coding sequence ATGGCCGCTGTGAGACCGCGCACCCGTCCGGCTGCCCTTGCCGCGCCCGCGCGCCCCATGATCGTGGCGCATCGCGGCGCGTCGTCGACGGTCGCCGAGCACACGCTCGCCGCCTACGAGGTCGCGATCGACGGCGGCGCCGACGCGCTCGAGTGCGACGTGCGCATGACTCGCGACGGCCACCTGGTCTGCGTCCACGACCGGACGGTCAACCGCACCTCCGACAGCCGGGGCGTCGTCAGCGACCTCGACCTGTCCGCGCTGGACCAAATGGACTTCTCGTCCTGGCACGGCACGCTGCCCGACTCCGCCGACCAGCTCGTCGCCGACAACCCCTACCTCGCCGGGGTGAGCCCGGACCGGCTCGAGGGCGGCGGCGTGCTGACCCTCGAGCTGCTGCTCGGGCTCGTACGTGACGCCGGCCGCGACGTGCGGCTGCTCATCGAGACCAAGCACCCCACCCGCTACGCGGGACTGGTGGAGCGCACGCTCGTGGACGTGCTCGCCCGCTTCGGGTTGGCCGGCCGACCGGGGCCGCCCGCCTCACTGCGGCAACCGGCCGATCCCGACAGCCCGGTCGTGGTCATGAGCTTCGCCCCCACCGCCGTGCGTCGCGTGAAGCTGCTCGCCCCGGACGTCCCGACCGTCCTGCTGCTCGATCGCTTCCTGCCGCTGCGCCGCGATGGGCTGCTGCCCACCGGCGTGACCATCGCCGGACCCGGGCTCCACCTGCTGCGCGAGGACCCAGGTTACGTCGAGCGCGCGCACGCGCGCGGCCACCCGGTGTACGTCTGGACGGTGGACCGGCCCGCCGACGTCGACTTCGTCCTCGACCTCGGTGTCGACACCGTCATCACCGACCGGCCCGTCGAGGTCGCGGCGCACATCGCCCGCAGCGTCGGCTGA